AATTATTTGCCCAAATTAATAGCCATTCAAGTAGATAAGCTGAAAAATAAAAAGACTAACGCATAAAAAATAACAGATCAAGCCCGAAGTCGGAGCTTGATTTGAAGAATGGAAGCCAAAGGGGTACAAAATAAGGTGGAAGGTAATACCGCTTCAATGGAGGAATTATCCTTTTCTAGCAATGAATTTGCTTTGTTTTGGACACAGGGTTCTGTTTATACCATGGGCTTTAGACGAGGGCTATTAGAATGGAAAAAGTTCATTAAAAATGGCGGCCGTATTGCGGTAATAGAATGTTCATGGCTGACAGACAAACGCCCATATAATATTGACTTTATCAAAGAAAAATTTTATTAGAAATAGCTTTTAAATAGCACAACACGTTATGTTTAAAAAAATGGAATTGGATTTCTCAAATATCAATGAGCTAGCGCAAATGCACCAACTTCTAAAGGAAAAATTTGGGTTCCCTGATTTTTATGGTAAAAACGTAAATGCCTTAATTGATTGTTGAGATAAAAGAAAAATCGTAACCTGCTATGCCTGATGATCATGAAGGTTCCTGATTACGATTTGACACGTCAGATATGCAATTCCTTAAAACATATAGCCAGCAAGGATCAAAAATCATTGTCAATAAGCTTATGAAAAATACAAAATTAATAGCGTTAAAAGAGAACATAGAAAGAGGAGCAATATTGAGATGCAAAGGAAAATATCCTTACGAGGACTATGTTGATTTTATGGTAATTGAATCCTCTGATGAAGGTAAGCTTGTTTATTCGTTGCTGGTAGTTTCAGGGTACAAGGCCGGACTAACATTCGTTATGCTGCCTCAGGAGTCTATTCCCGAAAGGAATGAGGGCTACGCTATAAACACCGCATGGCTATGCGCCAACTGGAACAAGTGGGGCTATTTCGAATGCCTGGTTGAAGATGTTCATGTTGTTTACAAAGATCCTCCAGTTGATTTTTACGATTGAACAGTCTGGTATCCCAATCTATATAACCAAACCGCCAATTAGGGATAACCTAAAAAGAAAAACATGCAAGAACAAATTGATAAGATAAATGAATTTTTACGGAGTCACCAATGGTGCGACTTTGAAATCATAGACTTAAAAGGCAATCTGCGTATAGGAGGAAAAACAGGCTTTAGCAATGACTACGATATTGTCATAACATTCTCTAATGTATTCTTTATGCAGATGCTCTATGAGTGGAAAACTAATACAAAAACAACTGCGTTTGAAATACCCGATATACAGGAAGAAAGAACAATAAATATCAATTTTGGTATAGAGCAGGGATTTCAATTGTTCAAAATTTATGCTGAAGATGTAGATGGCTCCTTGTACGTAAGTTCCAAAGGAATCTCGGTAGAGTTCCCTACCAAATGAAGGATAGCGCACACTTTCCACTAGGTAACTCACCATTTTAACATTCAGACAATGACAATTGAATCTTTAGTAAAAAAGGTAGACCTGTTGCCAACTATTATGTCTATTGAACAAGAATATGAAATTATAGCTGATGTAATGTCTATTTCTGCGAATGAAATATTGCAGAATAAAAGTGCTTTTATTTCTATATTAGATTCACTACAAACTTCGCATATGGATAATATCTATGGGGTTACAGTAGAAAATTATCCAGAGTTTATTAATTTTTCAAAATGGCTTTTATCTCTAAAAGAAAATTCGGATGACCCTAAACTACTTGCATGGTTAAATAATGTTCTAGACACTATGGAGGCCAAATTGTGGTAGAAATCATTGTACTACGGCTGCAGCACCTCCAACAGGGCGGGTTGGGCAGTTACCCCTTCCGCTACCAGGACCAGTACGAAGATGCGGAGAGGGGCTTGTACTACAACCGGCTCCTATACTACGACCTTAATACTGCCACGGGCATCTATACTTCAAACTGCCCCATGAATTGTGAGACCTCAGGCCTCAATTAGCCTGTTGGATACTATGATAACAAAACAAGGTTATTTACGGCAACAACCCCAAAAGGGAAGATTCCTATGACGACGAGGAATTATACCTGCATTGGTAGCCAACCCAAAACCTCAAAATGTTTCTCAAGCTCCAGGCAAACTTCGAGATCGGCTTCCGAAACATCATACAGGTTGCCATCTTTTGTTCCCGAAACAGAAATTTCAATATGGTATTCACTTACCCACATGAATACCTTGTGGCCAAAGATTTCAGTATGCCCTGGCTACTCGAGATCACTGTTACCTGTTATGTCCATTTTGAATTGCTGCATTTCCGCTGAAGTGTACGGCTTCCCGATCACTGTATTGTTGAAGATAATAATTGTTGAGAGAGGGCTGACTAAAAAGTAAAATGAAGCCTCTTACAAAATACCCTACACCCCATCCGTCCTGATCTGCGCCAGCAAACTCTCCAGATTAACCGTAGCAAACCCGGAAGCATAATCAGACAACCCATAGGGGATCACCAATTCATTATTATGTATCATAGATCCACAGGAGTACAATACATTAGGTACATACCCTTCCCGTTCGTCTTTATTAGGCATTAGCAACGGTTCCCGGAGCCGCCCTATTTCCCGGGTAGGATTATCGAGGTCCAGCAGACTGGCGCCGATGCAATAGGTACGCATAGGCCCCACACCATGCGTAATCACCAGCCACCCATCCGCTGTTTCAATGGGTGAGCCGCAGTTGCCCACCTGCACGAATTCCCAGGCATATTTCGGGGTATGCAGGATCTGGGGATTCTCCCAGATATTGATCCTGTCGGAATACATGATATAGCCGTTGATGCCATCAATGCGGGAGATCATGGCATAGCGCCCGTTGATCTTCCTGGGAAACAGCGCCAGGTTCTTATTCTGGGCGCCTTCTCCGTATAATGGCATGATCCGGAAGGAGTAAAAGTCTTTTGTTTCGAGGAGTTTGGGCTGTATGGTCATCCCATCGTAAGCGGTGTAGGTGGCGTAATAAGTTACCGTACCGTCTTCACTGGTATATTTTACAAAACGTGCATCCTCAATACCCCGGCTTTCTGCTTCTGAGTAGGGGAATATCACACGGTCCGACAGATCCGTATCCAGTGAAAAATTCAGTTCATAATAAGAATCAGCCAGCCACAGCACCCTTTCCAGGCTTTTTTTCAGGAGATGATCCACCTGGAATCGTTGCTGCATTTCGCGGATCACTTTCTTCAGTGCCATATATTCGAACTGATCCGGCAGGCTGGTTTGTATTTCCTGTATCAATGAGTCCGGAAGATGGATGGACACGGCGTTTTGAAAGAAAGATTGTTTGTGGTAGATAGAATTGCGTATGACCTCTGCTTCATCTACATAGTTGCCGGCATCTGTGAGGGTAATCTCATTTTGTTTGTTGATAACACCGGAACGGAAAGCGATGGAGGACACATGGCCTTCGCCCACTGCGCGGAAACTGAGGATCACTCTCTTCTCTCCCAGCTCCAGCCCGCTCTGGTCTACATCTTCAATCAGTGAAGGATTAAAAAAAGCGGCTGATTCGATGGAATATTCATTGGTGAAGTAAGAGCCTGTCAACAGCTTACGTTTCAGCGACAGGTTCTCGTAATCGATTTGCAGACCGGGGAACAAATGTCGCAACCGGTCTGCATGTCGTTCAAAAATACGCGTGATATTTCTATGACGGCGTGAAAATTCTCTCAGTATAGGCATTATCGTTATGTCCACTTCGGAATCACTCATGGCGGCCACCTGCTGAATGATTGATTTAGCTCTGGCTTCGCCATTGAAGAAAAACCTTGCTACCACCCTTTTCAGGTCAGGGTATACTTTCGTCGTTTTCCGTTCGATAGACAAACGCATGTGTATCGGTATTAGTTAAATACTGAATCCATCTTCGAGGACTACGCCTTTTTTCACAACAACGATGCCGTCTTTCACTGTATATTTTTCAAAATCCCCGTCGGCCAGGTGTTTACCGCCATTGATATGTACACCGTTGCCTATGCGGCAGTTTTTATCGATGATCGCGTTGTTGATCACACAGTTTTCGCCAATTCCCATGAGGGGATTGCCGGAAGCCCTGGATTCTTCAATTTCTTCGAGGGTCTGGTAATAGTCGCTACCCATGATATAGGCATTGCTGATCACCGAGCCTTTACCGATACGCGTACGGATACCTACTACTACCCTTTCCAGCTTCTCTGCCATTATAATACAACCATCGGCGATCATTGTTTGGGCAGCGGTACCGGAAATTTTGGTAGGCGGCAGCATACGGGCACGGGAATAGATGACCTGCGATTTATCGAAGAGGTTAAACAGGGGGATATCGTCGGTCAGGCCGATGTTCGCTTCAAAAAATGACTGGATATTACCGATATCTGTCCAGTATCCTTCATACTGGTAGCTGAAGATCCGGCGTTTACTTTCGATGGCATGAGGAATCAGCTGCTTGCCGAAGTCCGCGGCTTCCGGCTGTGCATTGAGCATGTCGAAAAGCACCTGCCTGTTGAAGATGTAGATACCCATACTGGCCAGGTATATACGTCCTTCCCGCTGCATCTCCTCGCTTACTTCCGAAGCCCAGGGCGGCAAAGCAGCCTGGGAAGGCTTCTCTGTAAAGGAAACGATAGCGCCATTATCATCTTCCTTTAAAATACCAAAATCGGAAGCATCCTTTCCACTAACAGGAATAGTGGCAATAGAGATCTCGGCATTGTTCTCAATGTGGTGCTTAATCATCTTCGCGAAATCCATCTGGTACAACTGGTCGCCGGAGAGAATCAGCACATACTTAAACTCGAAGTTCTCCATGTGATGGATACACTGCCTAACCGCATCCGCTGTACCCTGGTACCAGGTGGGGTTATCGGGGGTTTGTTCTGCTGCAAGAATATCCACAAAACCCTTATCAAAATTGCTGAAGTGATAAGTGTTTTTGATATGCTTGTTCAGGGAAGCGGAGTTGAACTGCGTGAGTACAAAAATGCGGTTCAGATCAGCATTCAAACAATTGGAGATGGGAATATCCACCAATCTGTATTTACCGGCCAAGGGCACCGCGGGTTTCGAACGACGGCGGGTAAGCGGATACAGGCGGGTGCCGGCCCCCCCTCCGAGAATAATGGACATTACATCGTTTGTCATAAATGGAATTGGTTTTAGATGATCATCATTCAAAATTCTAAACTATTTCAGGCTATTGTACATTTCCTGGTAATGCTGTGCGGAGCTTACCCAGGAGTGGTCAATACTCATGCCTCTCAGCCGGATCTCTTTCAGATGACTGGTGTCATGATACAACTCTATGGCTCTTTTAACGGAATAACAAACGTCCCAGGCCGAGGCCTGGTTGAAGCGGATACCCACTCCGTCTTTATCTCCAAAGTCGACTACAGTATCCTTCAATCCTCCGGTGCTACGCACCATTGGCACAGCGCCATAACGCAGGGCATACATCTGATTGAGCCCGCATGGCTCTACTCTCGAAGGCATCAGGAGAAAATCGGTACCGGCATAGATCTGGTGCGACAGGGTTTCGTCGTACCCCAGGTGGATATTGAAGCCATAGCTGACCACCTGGCGGGTTTGCTGCAACGACCATTCGATATGCGGATCGCCGCTCCCCAGCACCAGGAAGTTCACTTCCCCCGGCAATTCGTGCAGGGAACGGCCTATTATTTCAGGGAGCAGATCGGCGCCTTTATCGCCTACCAGTCGCCCGATGAACGACACCAGCGGCAGGGAAGCATCCAGGCCGAAACGCTCGCATAGTTGTAATTTATTGGCATGTTTGCCTTCCGTTACCGAACCCAGGTCATAGTTCTGCGGCAACATATGATCCGCCGCAGGGTCCCATACCACCGAGTCGATACCGTTGAGGATACCCATCATTTTCCCCCGTTCCGCGCTGATCAGGCTTTCCAGCCCGTTGGCGTTACTATAAAGCTCTTCCAGGTATCCCGGGGAAACGGTGGTCACCCTCCAGGCACATTTGATGGCCGACGCCAGCGGGTTGATCGCCCCGTTCCAGTCGAGCATACCCGACTTCCACAGGTCGAACGCAGGAAGCAGGTACTGCTGATCCCATCCAAACTGGCCCTGGTATTGGGCATTATGGATAGTCAATACCGTAGGAATATGCGACAGCCGCGCATATTTATATCCGTAATTGAGCAGGAAAGGCAATATTCCTGCCTGATGATCATGGCAATGAATCACATCAGGAGCATGATTCCATTCATTGAGCCAGTCGAGCACCGCCACCTGGAAGCCCAGAAAACGCTCGGTATCATTCTGATAACCGTACACGCCCGTTGTATCCAGCAGGCCGGGAATATCGAGCAGATACAGGTCGAACTCCAGCTCGTTGCTGCGTTCCTTCAAAACATTAAAATGGTACCAGTTATGGCCCAGCCACATTCCGCCCTGATGCACGACATCAAATTCATGCGTATCATAATAACGGGTCCTGTAAGCAGGCACCACAACTTTGGCAAAATTACCTGCCTGATGCTGATACTTGGGGAGTGCTCCCACTACATCCCCCAGGCCACCCACTTTGGCTACCGGGTAACATTCCGCGCTGACGTGTAAAATCTCCATGCTAATTAGTTGGTTGTCTTTATTAAGTTAAAATGTAAAAACTAGAAAACAAAGAAAAAATTAAGAATTGGGAAAGAAGAATTAAGAAACAGCGCGAAGACCCAGGCAAATAATACTATCCGCTTAGGTCTTCTCGCTGTTTCTTAATTCTTCCTTCCCAATTCTTAATTGTTATTTTCTATCTTTGATAGAACTCTAACACAGAAGCTTATGGATTTCGGCGCCGTTCCTACCTCCATGCTGATGGACATCGATTTTAAACTACCTGCTGAGCCGGTGTTCAACAAGAAAGTACTTAAAGGGAAACCAGTGAAAAAACCGGAGATCTGGCTTGGATGTGCCAAGTGGGGTCGTAAGGAATGGTTGGGTAAAATATATCCCAAAGGCACTAAAGAGGCCGATTTCCTGGGGGAATATGTACATCACTTCAACAGTATTGAGCTGAATGCCACGCATTACCAGATCTATGGTCCGGAAACCATTGCCAAATGGGATGCAAAGGCCAGGGGGCTGTCGTTTAAGTTTTGCCCTAAGGTGCCACAAAGCATTAGCCATTTCAGCACGCTGGTGAATGCCGGCGATAAAACCAGCGCTTTTCTGGAAGGCGTGTTTGCCTTCGGACAGCACCTGGGACCGATCTTCCTGCAGCTGAGCGATAAATTCGGGCCGGTGAAACGGGAAAACCTGTACCAATATCTGGCCTCGTTACCGAAAGACCTCCAGTTTTTTGTGGAATTAAGACATAAACAGTGGTATGAAGATGAGGCCATCCGCCTGGAGCTGTTCGAAAAACTGCGCCAGCTGAATGTGGGCGCCATTATCACCGATACTTCCGGCAGAAGAGACGTGTGCCATATGCACCTGACCGTACCGAAGATCTTTATACGTTTCGTGGGAAACAGTCTGCATCCAACGGATTATACCCGGATCGACGACTGGGCCAACCGTATCAAATACTGGCTGGATCAGGGCCTGAAAGAAGTGTATTTCTTCATGCATATGCACGATGAGGCACAGTCGCCCGAACTGGCGGCCTACCTGGCCGACAAGATCGAAGCCGTATGCGGGGTACCGGTAAAAAAGCCCAAATTCGTGGAATAAAGCGCCAGTCGGCCACATTTTCAATACTACCCGGGGAATTTTGCTAAAAAAAGCCGGACTGAAATATTATTTTCGCCCTCTCAAAACCGGTACATATCATGATGCGCGATAAGCTAGAGCAATTGGCCCAGAAAATGGATGGCACGCTTTATACAGACGATACCATGCGAACCCTCTATGCCACCGACGCGTCGGCATACCGTGAAATGCCACTGGCAGTAGCTATTCCACAGCATGTGGAAGATCTCAAAACGCTGATCGCCTTTGCGCGTGAAAATAAAACCTCCCTGATTCCCCGTACAGCAGGAACCTCGCTGGCCGGACAGGTAGTAGGCAACGGGATCATTACCGATGTTTCCCGCACATTTACCAATATACTGGAACTAAATAAGGAAGAAGGATGGGTACGCGTTCAACCGGGCGTTATCCGCGATGAGCTGAATATGTACCTGAAACCGCATGGTTTCTACTTCGGACCCGAAACCTCCACCGCTAATCGCGCCATGATCGGCGGTATGGTGGGCAACAACTCCTGTGGCTCCAACTCCGTGGTGTATGGCAGCACCCGCGAACACCTCCTCGAGGTAAAGGCCCTGCTGAGCGACGGTACAGCAGCTACTTTCGGCATCCTGGACACAGAAGCTTTCCATCAGAAATGCGAAGGACCGGATACACTGGAAACCAGGATCTATAAGCAGATCCGTACGGCGCTCGGCAACCACAACTACCAGGAAGAGATCAGGCGGCAGTTTCCCAAGAAAAGCATTCCGCGCCGGAATACCGGTTATGCGGTAGACCTCCTGCTGGAAACCAACCCGTTCACCGCCGGTACGGAAAATTTCAACTTCTGTAAACTGATCGCCGGCTCAGAAGGGACCCTGGCCTTCATTACCGAAATAAAGCTGCATATAGATCCCCTGCCTCCAAAGGAAACAGGGCTGCTCTGTATTCACTTCAACACGATCGATGAATCGCTGCGTGCCAACATTACCGCCATGGAATTCAAACCCAGCGCCAGCGAACTGATAGATCACTATATCCTGGAATGTACAAAAGATAACATCGAACAAAGCAAGAACCGTTTCTTCGTACAGGGCGATCCCGGTGCCATACTGGTAATAGAATTCTGCCGTAACACCCGGGAAGAGATCACTGAAATTGCCGGCCAGCTCGAAGCCAGGCTGCGGGCAGCAGGACTGGGTTACCACTTCCCTCTCCTGTTCGGCGCCGATACCAAAAAGATCTGGACCCTGCGCAAAGCCGGTCTGGGCCTGCTCAGTAACCTGCCGGGCGACGAAAAAGCCGTGCCGGTAATCGAAGATACCGCCGTGGCCGTGGAAGACCTCCCCGATTTCATACGCGACTTCAACGATATTCTGAAACGATACGACCTTTACGCCGTACACTACGCCCATGCGGGTAGCGGCGAAATACACCTGCGCCCTATCATCAACCTGAAAACACCCGAAGGCAACCTGCTGTTCCGTAAGATTGCCGAAGAAATTGCCACCCTCGTAAAAAAATATCATGGCTCCCTCAGTGGCGAACATGGCGATGGCAGGCTGCGCGGCGAATTCATCAAACAGATGGTGGGCGAAAAAAACTACGAATTACTGCGCCAGATCAAGTATACCTGGGATCCAGAGAATATCTTCAATCCGAATAAGATCGTGGATACACCGTCCATGAACAGTATGCTGCGCTATGAGCCCGGACAAAAAACGCCGGCGTTCAATACCATCTTCCATTTCCCGGAACAAACCATCCTGCAACATGCAGAGCAGTGCAACGGTTCAGGCGATTGCCGCAAAACCCAGCTGAGTGGCGGTACCATGTGCCCCAGCTATATGGCCACCCGGAATGAAAAAGATACTACCCGCGCCAGGGCCAATATCCTGCGCGAATTCCTGACGCACAGTACCAAAGAAAACCGTTTCGATCATAAAGAAATCTACGAAGTACTGGACCTCTGCCTCGCCTGTAAAGGCTGTAAGTCGGAATGCCCATCGAATGTAGACATGGCCAAACTGAAGATGGAATTCCTGCAGCATTACTACGATGCCAACGGCGTACCGATGCGGGCCAATATGATCGGCAACTATTCCAAACTCTCTGCCCTGGCTGCGATAGCACCAGGCATCTACAATGCCCTGATCAATAATCCGTTCACCGGAGGTATCATCCGCCAGTTCTCCGGGTTCGCTGCCAAACGTTCCCTGCCGGAACTGTACCGCACCACCCTGCGTAAATGGTTCTTTGAAAAATGGCCTCAGGAGAAGAAAGGCGCTACCGGCCAACGCAAGGTATACCTGTTCTGCGACGAATTCACGAACTATAACGATACGGAAATCGGCATAAAAGCCGTACAGCTGCTGCATCGCCTCGGTTACGATGTGCAGATGACCGACCACCCGGAAAGTGCACGCGCGTATATGTCGAAAGGCCTGCTGCGCAAAGCACGCGTATACGCAGATAAGAATGTTCGTATATTCAGCGACGTTATTAACGAAAATACGCCGCTGTTAGGTATAGAACCCTCTGCTATCCTGAGTTTCCGCGATGAGTATCCGGATCTTGTCAGCGAAGGGCTCCGGGCACAGGCCAAAACACTGGCTAAGCATGTATTCCTCGTGGATGAATTTCTTGCCGCAGAAGCGGAAAAAGGGCATATCACCGCTGCACAGTTTACCACGCAGCCTCAACACATAAAACTGCATGGCCATTGCCAGCAGAAAGCTTTATCATCTGCAGCGTACAGCCAGCAAATACTGTCGTTGCCAAAGAATTACACCGTGGAGGTGATCCCCTCCGGGTGCTGCGGTATGGCGGGCTCCTTTGGATATGAAAAAGAGCATTATGATCTGAGTATGCAAATTGGAGAACTGGTGCTGTTCCCGGCAGTACGTAACGCCACTGCAGGTACTATTATAGCAGCGCCGGGCACCAGCTGCCGTCACCAGGTAAAAGATGGTACCGGAGTGAAAGCATTACACCCGGTGGAGATATTGTACAACAGCCTGGCCTGAACCAGCTGAAACAGCCGGGCGTAGCATTACCTGCGCCTGGCGTTTATACGTTCCCGATATATAACATTGTTTCGTAGTGGAACTTTACCATTCCCTGCTCCTGGTGTTTTTCGAACAGGTCTTCCAGCGCACTGATCATAGGCTCATAAGCCGGTTCACCTTTTTCAGGTGTATAGGAAGATGACAACAATCTACCTTTCAGCGCCGCAAAATCAAATACCTGTGCATTCTGAAAAGATTTTTCCCTCATAGTACCAGGGGAAAAGAAAGCAGAGAGCTCAGCAGGGCCAACATTACGGTGGGTCATGTCTTTATAATCATTGGCATACTGGTGCAACAGTTTTTCATACCCTTTTTCGAAAGGCAATGCTGCCTGCCGTACATTCCACATCAGCACCGTTTGCGCACCCTTTCGGGCAATGCGGCGGAACTCCGGTGCAGCCGCCTGCTGATCGAACCAGTGAAAAGCCGTACCGGCCACAATCAGATCCATGGATGCATCCGGTAATGTGGTATGTTCAGCCGTGCCGTTTACGGCGCTAAAGCCCGGATAACGCTGCAGTAGCGCGATACAGGCTTCTCTCATTTCCGGATTAGGCTCTACAGCGTATACCTTATTGCCGTTATCCAAAAAAGGCTGGGCGGAAATACCGGTACCAGCGCCGATATCCGCCACTACCCACTCACGGGTAAGACCAGCTTCGGCCTCCAGAAAAGGAATAACGGCCGCAGGGTAATGCGGCCGGTATTTCACGTAATTATCTACGCGGGAACTAAATCGTTCAGTGTTCTTTTTCATGCGTAATGAAGTTAGGGCTATTCTCCCAAACCCTTAGGCTTTTTCTCTTCATTACCATGTGCTTCAAGAT
The genomic region above belongs to Chitinophaga sp. 180180018-3 and contains:
- the imm45 gene encoding Imm45 family immunity protein, coding for MKNTKLIALKENIERGAILRCKGKYPYEDYVDFMVIESSDEGKLVYSLLVVSGYKAGLTFVMLPQESIPERNEGYAINTAWLCANWNKWGYFECLVEDVHVVYKDPPVDFYD
- a CDS encoding glucose-1-phosphate adenylyltransferase, which gives rise to MTNDVMSIILGGGAGTRLYPLTRRRSKPAVPLAGKYRLVDIPISNCLNADLNRIFVLTQFNSASLNKHIKNTYHFSNFDKGFVDILAAEQTPDNPTWYQGTADAVRQCIHHMENFEFKYVLILSGDQLYQMDFAKMIKHHIENNAEISIATIPVSGKDASDFGILKEDDNGAIVSFTEKPSQAALPPWASEVSEEMQREGRIYLASMGIYIFNRQVLFDMLNAQPEAADFGKQLIPHAIESKRRIFSYQYEGYWTDIGNIQSFFEANIGLTDDIPLFNLFDKSQVIYSRARMLPPTKISGTAAQTMIADGCIIMAEKLERVVVGIRTRIGKGSVISNAYIMGSDYYQTLEEIEESRASGNPLMGIGENCVINNAIIDKNCRIGNGVHINGGKHLADGDFEKYTVKDGIVVVKKGVVLEDGFSI
- a CDS encoding FAD-linked oxidase C-terminal domain-containing protein; translation: MMRDKLEQLAQKMDGTLYTDDTMRTLYATDASAYREMPLAVAIPQHVEDLKTLIAFARENKTSLIPRTAGTSLAGQVVGNGIITDVSRTFTNILELNKEEGWVRVQPGVIRDELNMYLKPHGFYFGPETSTANRAMIGGMVGNNSCGSNSVVYGSTREHLLEVKALLSDGTAATFGILDTEAFHQKCEGPDTLETRIYKQIRTALGNHNYQEEIRRQFPKKSIPRRNTGYAVDLLLETNPFTAGTENFNFCKLIAGSEGTLAFITEIKLHIDPLPPKETGLLCIHFNTIDESLRANITAMEFKPSASELIDHYILECTKDNIEQSKNRFFVQGDPGAILVIEFCRNTREEITEIAGQLEARLRAAGLGYHFPLLFGADTKKIWTLRKAGLGLLSNLPGDEKAVPVIEDTAVAVEDLPDFIRDFNDILKRYDLYAVHYAHAGSGEIHLRPIINLKTPEGNLLFRKIAEEIATLVKKYHGSLSGEHGDGRLRGEFIKQMVGEKNYELLRQIKYTWDPENIFNPNKIVDTPSMNSMLRYEPGQKTPAFNTIFHFPEQTILQHAEQCNGSGDCRKTQLSGGTMCPSYMATRNEKDTTRARANILREFLTHSTKENRFDHKEIYEVLDLCLACKGCKSECPSNVDMAKLKMEFLQHYYDANGVPMRANMIGNYSKLSALAAIAPGIYNALINNPFTGGIIRQFSGFAAKRSLPELYRTTLRKWFFEKWPQEKKGATGQRKVYLFCDEFTNYNDTEIGIKAVQLLHRLGYDVQMTDHPESARAYMSKGLLRKARVYADKNVRIFSDVINENTPLLGIEPSAILSFRDEYPDLVSEGLRAQAKTLAKHVFLVDEFLAAEAEKGHITAAQFTTQPQHIKLHGHCQQKALSSAAYSQQILSLPKNYTVEVIPSGCCGMAGSFGYEKEHYDLSMQIGELVLFPAVRNATAGTIIAAPGTSCRHQVKDGTGVKALHPVEILYNSLA
- a CDS encoding glycoside hydrolase family 130 protein is translated as MRLSIERKTTKVYPDLKRVVARFFFNGEARAKSIIQQVAAMSDSEVDITIMPILREFSRRHRNITRIFERHADRLRHLFPGLQIDYENLSLKRKLLTGSYFTNEYSIESAAFFNPSLIEDVDQSGLELGEKRVILSFRAVGEGHVSSIAFRSGVINKQNEITLTDAGNYVDEAEVIRNSIYHKQSFFQNAVSIHLPDSLIQEIQTSLPDQFEYMALKKVIREMQQRFQVDHLLKKSLERVLWLADSYYELNFSLDTDLSDRVIFPYSEAESRGIEDARFVKYTSEDGTVTYYATYTAYDGMTIQPKLLETKDFYSFRIMPLYGEGAQNKNLALFPRKINGRYAMISRIDGINGYIMYSDRINIWENPQILHTPKYAWEFVQVGNCGSPIETADGWLVITHGVGPMRTYCIGASLLDLDNPTREIGRLREPLLMPNKDEREGYVPNVLYSCGSMIHNNELVIPYGLSDYASGFATVNLESLLAQIRTDGV
- a CDS encoding glycogen/starch synthase, with product MEILHVSAECYPVAKVGGLGDVVGALPKYQHQAGNFAKVVVPAYRTRYYDTHEFDVVHQGGMWLGHNWYHFNVLKERSNELEFDLYLLDIPGLLDTTGVYGYQNDTERFLGFQVAVLDWLNEWNHAPDVIHCHDHQAGILPFLLNYGYKYARLSHIPTVLTIHNAQYQGQFGWDQQYLLPAFDLWKSGMLDWNGAINPLASAIKCAWRVTTVSPGYLEELYSNANGLESLISAERGKMMGILNGIDSVVWDPAADHMLPQNYDLGSVTEGKHANKLQLCERFGLDASLPLVSFIGRLVGDKGADLLPEIIGRSLHELPGEVNFLVLGSGDPHIEWSLQQTRQVVSYGFNIHLGYDETLSHQIYAGTDFLLMPSRVEPCGLNQMYALRYGAVPMVRSTGGLKDTVVDFGDKDGVGIRFNQASAWDVCYSVKRAIELYHDTSHLKEIRLRGMSIDHSWVSSAQHYQEMYNSLK
- a CDS encoding class I SAM-dependent methyltransferase: MKKNTERFSSRVDNYVKYRPHYPAAVIPFLEAEAGLTREWVVADIGAGTGISAQPFLDNGNKVYAVEPNPEMREACIALLQRYPGFSAVNGTAEHTTLPDASMDLIVAGTAFHWFDQQAAAPEFRRIARKGAQTVLMWNVRQAALPFEKGYEKLLHQYANDYKDMTHRNVGPAELSAFFSPGTMREKSFQNAQVFDFAALKGRLLSSSYTPEKGEPAYEPMISALEDLFEKHQEQGMVKFHYETMLYIGNV
- a CDS encoding DUF72 domain-containing protein, which gives rise to MDFGAVPTSMLMDIDFKLPAEPVFNKKVLKGKPVKKPEIWLGCAKWGRKEWLGKIYPKGTKEADFLGEYVHHFNSIELNATHYQIYGPETIAKWDAKARGLSFKFCPKVPQSISHFSTLVNAGDKTSAFLEGVFAFGQHLGPIFLQLSDKFGPVKRENLYQYLASLPKDLQFFVELRHKQWYEDEAIRLELFEKLRQLNVGAIITDTSGRRDVCHMHLTVPKIFIRFVGNSLHPTDYTRIDDWANRIKYWLDQGLKEVYFFMHMHDEAQSPELAAYLADKIEAVCGVPVKKPKFVE